A window of Corallococcus macrosporus DSM 14697 contains these coding sequences:
- a CDS encoding tRNA pseudouridine synthase A, whose protein sequence is MLPSTTKRIPVALWIWYRGGNFRGFQRQVEGPTVQSALEEALQSVGVPATLMPSGRTDRGVHARMQVVSVRLEAGDSAESLEQRLPPRLPPGLGLCAVRRPTSFHAQWSACGKEYRYRLQLGGAVTPAWAPYALDVSADPPLQGTTVTPERLAAVLRRAEGTRDFIAFHEKSSPRKPRTLESATLHALGGGLYEARLRGDGFARYQIRYLVGSALKVAAGLLPEEAWLAALETGQALEGFKAPAHGLVLWEVRYPPKVDPFTAGERLHPPGLPLEPPFSFG, encoded by the coding sequence GTGCTCCCCTCCACCACCAAGCGAATTCCCGTCGCACTGTGGATCTGGTACCGCGGCGGAAACTTCCGCGGCTTCCAGCGCCAGGTGGAGGGGCCCACCGTGCAGTCGGCCCTGGAAGAGGCGCTCCAGTCCGTGGGCGTGCCGGCGACCTTGATGCCTTCGGGGCGCACGGACCGGGGGGTCCACGCGCGGATGCAGGTGGTGAGCGTCCGGCTGGAGGCGGGGGATTCGGCGGAGTCGCTGGAGCAGCGGCTCCCGCCCCGGCTGCCACCGGGCCTGGGCCTGTGCGCGGTGCGGCGGCCCACGTCCTTCCATGCGCAGTGGAGCGCGTGCGGCAAGGAGTACCGCTACCGGCTCCAGTTGGGCGGCGCCGTGACGCCCGCGTGGGCGCCGTATGCGCTGGACGTGTCCGCGGATCCGCCGCTCCAGGGGACGACGGTGACGCCGGAGCGGCTGGCGGCGGTGCTGCGCAGGGCGGAAGGGACACGGGACTTCATCGCCTTCCATGAGAAGTCCAGTCCACGCAAGCCGCGCACGCTGGAGTCCGCCACCCTGCACGCGCTGGGCGGTGGGCTGTACGAGGCCCGGCTGCGCGGGGACGGCTTCGCGCGCTACCAGATCCGCTATCTCGTGGGGAGCGCGTTGAAGGTGGCCGCGGGGCTGCTGCCGGAAGAGGCGTGGCTCGCGGCGCTCGAGACGGGTCAGGCCCTGGAGGGCTTCAAGGCGCCCGCTCACGGCCTGGTGCTCTGGGAGGTTCGCTACCCTCCCAAAGTGGACCCCTTCACCGCCGGGGAGCGTCTCCATCCCCCGGGGCTTCCGCTGGAGCCACCCTTCTCCTTCGGGTGA
- a CDS encoding ribbon-helix-helix domain-containing protein, translating into MDISPRLTSVVFRLNREKLDALKDLSRSTRIRQSEYLREAISDLLAKYEERLVD; encoded by the coding sequence ATGGACATCAGCCCCCGCCTTACTTCTGTGGTCTTCCGGCTCAACCGCGAGAAGCTCGACGCCCTCAAGGACCTGTCGCGCTCCACCCGCATCCGCCAGAGCGAGTACCTCCGCGAGGCCATCTCGGACCTGCTCGCGAAGTACGAGGAGCGGCTCGTCGACTGA
- a CDS encoding leucine-rich repeat domain-containing protein: protein MILGLAACATTRPAPVIPSPAASPVVVTAPRRLLTVFQLAPDGTRDELGQLPPGPEGFTPPDSGDWYAAPLLPVRTEVEARDLAAVLREHRVPGVSFDGAAVPGPEVLRVLLQGSHVVALHVSGTNFGDAHLAALEDAPRIEALHLSATRLTNSGLAPLERMRRLAVLRLDETSVSDPGLASLSEHTTLRRVSLAGTAVTSRGLEFLARQPELEELDLSDTSVDDTVLASLPGARLHTLSLSGTRVTDRGLRALTSLPTLRRLGLARTTVSDAGLRHATGLRALEALHLGSTRVTDAGLVHLAKLPGLRALVLSKAGIRGAGLRHLAGLSRLEVLHLDDTRVGDAALRHLHGLLGLRELDLSRTTVTGAGLQELSNLVALESLLLSGLALTDGSLTRLAPLSRLTRLDLSRTPIGLEALNNLGPRFHLRHLDLSRTGFTDEWVSTTCQLFPGLHALKAERTLLTDVGLGQLAGLTELEAIHVAGTLISGSGLTGLHALTRLTKLDLGATRLDAQGQKALLGFKRLVWLSLAGIRSGDELLGHLPSSLRTLYLTRTNVTDAGLPALRQLPGLQELDLRGTTVSAEARQTLVQEHGIRLITGL, encoded by the coding sequence TTGATTCTCGGCCTGGCCGCATGTGCCACCACCCGCCCCGCGCCCGTCATCCCCTCCCCTGCCGCAAGCCCTGTTGTCGTCACGGCTCCCCGGCGGCTCCTCACGGTGTTCCAGCTCGCTCCGGATGGGACCCGCGATGAGCTCGGGCAGTTGCCGCCAGGGCCCGAAGGATTCACCCCACCTGACTCGGGCGACTGGTACGCCGCCCCCCTGTTGCCCGTGCGGACCGAAGTGGAGGCACGCGACCTCGCCGCCGTCTTGCGCGAGCACCGCGTGCCCGGCGTGTCCTTCGACGGCGCCGCTGTCCCCGGCCCCGAAGTGCTCCGGGTGCTACTGCAGGGCTCCCATGTCGTCGCTCTTCACGTGTCCGGGACGAACTTCGGCGACGCGCACCTCGCCGCGCTCGAGGACGCGCCCCGAATCGAGGCCTTGCATCTCAGCGCCACCCGGCTCACCAACTCAGGGTTGGCCCCTCTTGAACGGATGCGGCGGCTGGCGGTGCTGCGGCTGGATGAAACATCTGTCTCGGACCCGGGCCTTGCGTCGCTTTCGGAGCACACCACCCTGCGCCGCGTGTCGCTCGCCGGGACAGCCGTCACGTCCCGGGGGCTCGAATTCCTCGCGCGGCAACCGGAGTTGGAGGAACTGGACCTCTCCGACACCTCCGTGGACGACACCGTCCTCGCCTCGCTGCCGGGCGCTCGGCTCCACACGCTCAGCCTGAGCGGCACGAGGGTAACGGACCGGGGCCTCCGGGCACTCACAAGCCTGCCCACCCTCAGGCGGCTGGGCCTCGCGCGGACGACCGTGTCGGATGCCGGCCTCAGACACGCAACGGGACTTCGTGCGCTGGAAGCCCTTCATCTGGGCAGCACGCGGGTGACCGACGCAGGGCTGGTCCACCTCGCGAAGCTGCCCGGGCTTCGTGCGCTGGTCCTCAGCAAGGCGGGAATCCGGGGAGCGGGCCTGCGTCACCTCGCGGGCCTGTCTCGGCTGGAAGTACTCCATCTCGACGACACCCGCGTAGGCGACGCAGCGCTGCGCCATCTTCACGGGCTCCTCGGTCTCCGAGAGCTGGACCTCTCCCGCACGACCGTTACGGGCGCGGGACTTCAGGAATTGAGCAACCTGGTGGCGCTCGAGTCACTCTTGCTCTCAGGTCTCGCCCTGACGGACGGCTCCCTGACGCGCCTCGCCCCGCTCAGCCGCCTGACCAGGCTCGATCTCAGCCGCACCCCCATTGGCCTGGAGGCGTTGAACAACCTGGGTCCACGCTTCCACCTGCGCCATCTTGACTTGAGCCGGACCGGGTTCACGGACGAATGGGTGTCCACCACGTGCCAGCTCTTCCCTGGCCTCCACGCCCTGAAAGCAGAACGCACACTCCTGACGGACGTGGGCCTGGGTCAGCTCGCCGGGCTGACGGAGCTGGAGGCCATCCATGTCGCGGGGACGCTCATCAGTGGCTCCGGCCTGACGGGCCTGCACGCCCTTACCCGGCTCACGAAGCTGGACCTGGGCGCGACCCGGTTGGACGCACAGGGACAGAAGGCGCTCCTGGGCTTCAAGAGGCTCGTCTGGCTGAGCCTCGCCGGGATTCGCAGTGGGGACGAGCTGCTCGGCCACCTGCCCAGCTCGCTCCGCACCCTCTACCTGACGCGCACGAACGTCACCGATGCGGGGCTCCCGGCGTTGCGCCAGCTACCAGGCCTCCAGGAACTCGACCTGCGCGGCACCACGGTGTCCGCGGAGGCCAGACAGACCCTGGTCCAGGAACACGGCATCCGCCTCATCACGGGGCTGTGA
- the larE gene encoding ATP-dependent sacrificial sulfur transferase LarE: MLSPERIQALCESSRPKLEAMRAALRAHGSALVAFSGGVDSTFVLKVAVEELGERALALTALSASVAPEEADEARALAKRLGARHVVLGSNELANPQYAANPTNRCYFCKTELYDICEAQRKTLGLAVVLDGFNADDFKDHRPGHKAAREHQVVSPLAQAGLTKEEIRAWSQSLGLPTWDKPQMACLASRIPYGTAVTRDRLLQIAAAESELRKLGFRQFRVRYHQDVARLEVAAEEYERFLAADVRQKINTAFLALGFKFVALDLEPFRSGRMNDAAGIAKPGQSEGFALPVVG, from the coding sequence ATGCTGAGCCCCGAGCGGATCCAGGCCCTGTGTGAGTCCTCGCGTCCCAAGCTGGAGGCGATGCGCGCCGCGCTGCGGGCCCATGGCAGCGCGCTGGTGGCCTTCTCCGGCGGCGTGGATTCAACCTTCGTGTTGAAGGTGGCCGTGGAGGAGCTGGGCGAGCGGGCGCTCGCGCTCACCGCGCTGTCCGCGTCCGTGGCGCCGGAGGAGGCCGACGAGGCCCGCGCGCTGGCGAAGCGGCTGGGGGCCCGGCACGTGGTGCTGGGGAGCAACGAGCTGGCGAACCCGCAGTACGCGGCCAACCCGACGAACCGCTGCTACTTCTGCAAGACGGAGCTGTACGACATCTGCGAGGCGCAGCGGAAGACGCTGGGGCTGGCGGTGGTGCTGGACGGCTTCAACGCGGACGACTTCAAGGACCACCGGCCCGGCCACAAGGCGGCGCGGGAGCACCAGGTGGTGTCGCCGCTGGCGCAGGCGGGGCTGACGAAGGAGGAGATCCGCGCGTGGAGCCAGTCGCTCGGGTTGCCGACCTGGGACAAGCCGCAGATGGCGTGCCTGGCGTCACGGATTCCGTATGGCACGGCGGTGACGAGGGATCGGCTGCTGCAGATCGCCGCCGCGGAGTCGGAGCTGCGCAAGCTGGGCTTCCGGCAGTTCCGGGTGCGGTACCACCAGGACGTGGCGCGGCTGGAGGTGGCGGCGGAGGAGTACGAGCGCTTCCTCGCGGCGGACGTGCGGCAGAAGATCAACACCGCGTTCCTGGCGCTGGGGTTCAAGTTCGTGGCGTTGGACCTGGAGCCGTTCCGCTCCGGCCGGATGAATGACGCCGCGGGCATCGCGAAGCCAGGGCAGTCGGAGGGGTTCGCGCTGCCCGTGGTGGGCTGA
- the cysC gene encoding adenylyl-sulfate kinase, which produces MASNTGFTLWLTGMSGTGKSTTAAYIAARLRQVGRNVEILDEGELGEALWAGLGDGKEDRTTVVKRLGFVASLLTRNGVAALVPCVSPYKPGREENRRSIGRYVEVYVDCPTEKLIERDSTGRYKKALNGEIPNFIGITEPYEPPNSPEVTIHSDVESVEDGAAKIFQSLLDLGYMSTEELKIITGKKMKANPLPAKGERAEKAEKPEKGGAKARRAEESKPAAKAAKAPKADKGAKARPATRAARVAKPAPAAKKAAKRKAR; this is translated from the coding sequence ATGGCCTCCAACACTGGTTTCACCCTCTGGCTGACCGGCATGTCCGGTACCGGGAAGAGCACCACCGCCGCCTACATCGCCGCGCGTTTGCGGCAGGTGGGCCGCAACGTCGAGATCCTCGACGAGGGTGAACTTGGCGAGGCGCTCTGGGCGGGACTGGGAGATGGCAAGGAGGACCGCACCACCGTCGTGAAGCGGCTGGGCTTCGTGGCCAGCCTGCTGACGCGCAACGGCGTGGCGGCGCTGGTGCCCTGCGTGAGCCCGTACAAGCCGGGCCGCGAGGAGAACCGCCGGTCCATCGGGCGCTACGTGGAAGTCTACGTGGACTGCCCCACCGAGAAGCTCATCGAGCGCGACAGCACGGGCCGCTACAAGAAGGCGCTCAACGGGGAGATCCCCAACTTCATCGGCATCACCGAGCCGTACGAGCCGCCCAACTCGCCGGAGGTCACCATCCACTCCGACGTGGAGTCGGTGGAGGACGGCGCGGCGAAGATCTTCCAGTCGCTCCTGGACCTCGGCTACATGAGCACCGAGGAGCTGAAGATCATCACCGGCAAGAAGATGAAGGCCAACCCGCTGCCGGCCAAGGGTGAGCGGGCGGAGAAGGCCGAGAAGCCTGAGAAGGGCGGGGCCAAGGCCCGTCGCGCCGAGGAGTCCAAGCCGGCGGCGAAGGCGGCGAAGGCGCCGAAGGCGGACAAGGGCGCCAAGGCCCGTCCGGCCACGCGCGCGGCCCGGGTGGCCAAGCCGGCTCCGGCGGCGAAGAAGGCGGCGAAGCGGAAGGCTCGCTAG
- a CDS encoding Mov34/MPN/PAD-1 family protein: MSAWPKPVLAEVSRHLEAAYPFEGCGVILREEGTGALRIRPLRNAAGNPRQAYAFAPEEWLSVCMEADARAERVVCVFHSHVDAPATFSREDALRAAPEGYPLLPKVSYLVGSIHCGSVHYVSEYEWCAGNFVSRTG, translated from the coding sequence GTGAGCGCCTGGCCCAAGCCCGTCCTCGCCGAGGTGTCCCGGCACCTGGAGGCCGCGTATCCCTTCGAGGGCTGTGGGGTGATCCTCCGCGAGGAGGGCACGGGGGCCTTGCGGATCCGCCCCCTGCGCAACGCCGCCGGCAATCCCCGGCAGGCCTATGCCTTCGCGCCCGAGGAGTGGTTGTCGGTGTGCATGGAAGCGGATGCACGGGCGGAGCGGGTGGTGTGCGTGTTCCACTCGCATGTGGATGCGCCGGCCACCTTCTCCCGCGAGGACGCGCTGCGTGCGGCGCCCGAGGGGTATCCGCTGCTCCCCAAGGTTTCCTATCTCGTCGGATCCATACACTGCGGCAGTGTTCACTACGTGTCGGAGTATGAGTGGTGTGCGGGAAACTTCGTGTCACGAACGGGCTGA
- a CDS encoding molybdopterin biosynthesis protein produces the protein MALREDQIVRYSRQILLREVGGRGQEALLAGTVRVDGIGVSGLTAAAYLAGGGTPVAGAGSLTLGPWAPGFLMAPSDVGLPLTEALAREVPALNPDAAATGPGGGLLAELPAAWSGDAPWVALGGDGMRAAVVFRSAEGCVWCFGETVRHLGSPPDGALGVAAGTLGALVFQRLRLGLGPALGGRWLVPPGVVEALEPRRCARCAAREAPSAP, from the coding sequence ATGGCGCTGCGGGAAGATCAAATCGTCCGCTACTCCCGGCAGATCCTCCTGCGCGAGGTGGGCGGCCGGGGCCAGGAGGCGCTGCTGGCGGGCACCGTCCGGGTGGATGGCATTGGCGTGTCCGGCCTGACGGCGGCGGCGTACCTGGCGGGAGGCGGCACGCCGGTGGCGGGCGCGGGCTCGCTGACGCTGGGGCCCTGGGCGCCGGGCTTCCTGATGGCGCCCTCCGACGTGGGCCTGCCCTTGACGGAGGCGCTGGCCCGCGAGGTGCCCGCGCTGAACCCGGACGCGGCGGCGACGGGGCCGGGCGGAGGCCTGTTGGCGGAGCTCCCGGCGGCCTGGAGCGGTGACGCGCCGTGGGTGGCCCTGGGCGGTGACGGCATGCGGGCCGCCGTCGTCTTCCGGAGCGCGGAGGGGTGCGTCTGGTGCTTCGGCGAGACGGTGCGTCACCTGGGCTCGCCCCCGGATGGCGCGCTGGGCGTGGCGGCGGGCACGCTGGGGGCGCTGGTGTTCCAGCGGCTGCGGCTGGGCCTGGGGCCCGCGCTGGGCGGCCGGTGGCTGGTGCCGCCCGGAGTCGTGGAGGCGCTGGAGCCGCGCCGGTGCGCTCGCTGCGCCGCCCGTGAGGCGCCCTCCGCGCCGTGA
- a CDS encoding ubiquitin-like small modifier protein 1: protein MATLRIPTPMRGFTNNQAEVTAPGATVGEVLKNLDTRHPGIGGRVFDERGAVRRYVNVYLNDEDIRALSGLDTPVKDVDRITLIPAMAGG, encoded by the coding sequence ATGGCGACCCTTCGTATCCCCACCCCGATGCGCGGCTTCACCAACAACCAGGCGGAGGTCACGGCCCCCGGCGCCACCGTGGGCGAGGTGCTGAAGAACCTGGACACGCGCCACCCGGGCATCGGCGGCCGGGTGTTCGACGAGCGCGGCGCGGTGCGGCGCTACGTCAACGTGTACCTCAACGACGAGGACATCCGCGCGCTGAGCGGCCTGGACACGCCGGTGAAGGACGTGGACCGCATCACCCTCATCCCCGCCATGGCGGGAGGCTGA
- a CDS encoding sulfurtransferase TusA family protein, with protein MRDMTATLDITREVCPMTYVRTKLRLEPLEPGTLLEVRLRGAEPLKNVPRNARDEGHEVVSLDALPDGTHRLVLRKQGR; from the coding sequence GTGCGCGACATGACGGCGACGTTGGACATCACCCGCGAGGTCTGTCCGATGACCTACGTGCGGACGAAGCTGAGGTTGGAGCCATTGGAACCGGGCACGCTGCTGGAGGTGCGCCTGCGGGGCGCCGAGCCGCTGAAGAACGTGCCCCGCAACGCGCGCGACGAGGGCCACGAGGTCGTGTCCCTGGACGCGCTCCCGGACGGAACGCACCGGCTGGTGCTCCGCAAGCAGGGCAGGTGA
- a CDS encoding HesA/MoeB/ThiF family protein — protein sequence MHGHGTDHHPRIPHASRLERARVLLVGAGGLGCPASLTLAQAGVGHLTLADPDRVDVTNLPRQLWHRTEDVGRNKAESAVAGLARAFPDLGTEALTERVDASNAEGLFRAHDAVIDATDGVATKFFLSDVAVLTGVPLVYGGVLRMQGQAMRVDPGGPCLRCLYEAPPPADAVPTCAQAGVLGSLAGLVGAVQALLALELLSGAARAGRGEATLHVLDAVSLLGRRTRVTRAPDCEGCRVTAIPEYPESPEACAT from the coding sequence ATGCATGGCCACGGCACAGACCACCATCCCCGAATTCCCCACGCGTCCCGGCTGGAGCGCGCGCGCGTCCTGCTGGTGGGGGCGGGCGGGCTCGGCTGCCCGGCGTCGCTGACGCTGGCCCAGGCCGGTGTCGGGCACCTGACGCTGGCGGATCCGGACCGCGTGGACGTGACGAACCTGCCGCGCCAGCTCTGGCACCGGACGGAGGACGTGGGCCGCAACAAGGCGGAGTCCGCGGTCGCGGGCCTGGCGCGGGCCTTCCCGGACCTGGGCACGGAGGCCCTCACGGAGCGCGTGGACGCGAGCAACGCGGAGGGGCTCTTCCGCGCGCACGACGCCGTCATCGACGCCACGGACGGCGTGGCCACCAAGTTCTTCCTGTCGGACGTCGCGGTGCTGACGGGCGTGCCGCTCGTCTATGGCGGCGTGCTGCGCATGCAGGGGCAGGCGATGCGGGTGGATCCGGGCGGTCCGTGCCTGCGCTGCCTCTATGAGGCGCCGCCTCCGGCCGACGCGGTGCCCACGTGTGCCCAGGCGGGGGTGCTCGGCTCGCTGGCGGGGCTGGTGGGCGCGGTGCAGGCCCTGCTGGCGTTGGAGCTGCTGTCGGGCGCGGCGCGCGCGGGGCGGGGCGAGGCCACGCTGCACGTGCTGGACGCCGTGTCGCTGCTGGGGCGGAGGACGCGCGTGACGCGGGCGCCGGACTGCGAGGGCTGCCGCGTCACGGCCATCCCCGAGTACCCGGAGTCCCCCGAGGCGTGCGCGACATGA
- a CDS encoding sensor histidine kinase, which translates to MDSQLALGEESPANDLRARVRKVLERRKLTDSVSAEQAAASWEQDRFVARARALFYARMMFLTLGLLILAVPAWSGYFGLTGPFSFVGYFAMLLYSVANLLVIDHPKAGRWVTYITLCLDVAISVVLIVKPHVGGGLQSPLLATQLLFTTLFAILYPKPLAILPPLLALPITTRLDLLLNRSVTAVELLTLLWYLALNFIIVYVLVYLNEREAAAHREVVSLQGDLKELAVVEERNRLAREIHDGLGASLSSMIIQSEYILNLAREESLREEIRELKLTAEESIEELRRNLRMMREDFELAQGLDDYAKTFRERTGLDIRFERTGLQRKLNPDAQLALFRILQESLSNAVKHAEARSVQVQLDFSEERVNLVVRDDGKGFDPSRTPRGHYGLLNMRERAMKLGGQLIVDSSPGAGAQVAFSLPCRPS; encoded by the coding sequence ATGGATTCCCAACTCGCACTGGGCGAGGAGTCACCTGCCAATGACCTGCGCGCCCGCGTGCGGAAGGTCCTGGAGCGCCGCAAGCTGACGGACAGCGTGTCGGCGGAGCAGGCGGCCGCCTCGTGGGAGCAGGACCGCTTCGTGGCCCGCGCCCGCGCGCTCTTCTACGCGCGGATGATGTTCCTCACGCTGGGCCTGCTCATCCTCGCGGTGCCGGCCTGGAGCGGCTACTTCGGCCTCACCGGCCCGTTCTCCTTCGTGGGCTACTTCGCGATGCTGCTCTACAGCGTCGCCAACCTCCTGGTCATCGACCACCCCAAGGCGGGCCGCTGGGTGACGTACATCACCCTGTGCCTGGACGTGGCCATCAGCGTGGTGCTCATCGTCAAGCCGCACGTCGGCGGCGGCCTCCAGAGCCCGCTGCTGGCCACGCAGCTCCTCTTCACCACGCTCTTCGCCATCCTCTACCCCAAGCCGCTGGCCATCCTGCCGCCGCTCCTGGCGCTGCCCATCACCACCCGGTTGGACCTGCTCCTCAACCGCTCCGTGACGGCGGTGGAGCTGCTGACGCTGCTCTGGTACCTGGCGCTCAACTTCATCATCGTCTACGTGCTGGTGTACCTGAACGAGCGCGAGGCCGCGGCGCACCGCGAGGTGGTGTCGCTGCAGGGGGACCTCAAGGAGCTGGCCGTGGTGGAGGAGCGCAACCGGCTGGCGCGGGAGATCCACGACGGCCTGGGCGCATCCCTGTCGTCCATGATCATCCAGTCCGAGTACATCCTGAACCTGGCGCGCGAAGAGAGCCTGCGCGAGGAGATCCGCGAGCTGAAGCTCACCGCGGAGGAGTCCATCGAGGAGCTGCGGCGCAACCTCCGGATGATGCGCGAGGACTTCGAGCTGGCGCAGGGCCTGGACGACTACGCGAAGACGTTCCGCGAGCGCACCGGCCTGGACATCCGCTTCGAGCGCACCGGGCTGCAGCGCAAGCTCAACCCGGACGCGCAATTGGCGCTGTTCCGCATCCTCCAGGAGTCGCTGTCCAACGCGGTGAAGCACGCGGAGGCCCGGAGCGTGCAGGTGCAGCTCGACTTCAGCGAGGAGCGCGTCAACCTCGTCGTGCGCGACGACGGAAAGGGCTTCGACCCCTCCCGGACGCCGCGCGGCCACTATGGCCTGCTCAACATGCGTGAGCGCGCCATGAAGCTCGGTGGCCAGCTCATCGTGGACTCGTCACCCGGCGCTGGCGCCCAGGTGGCATTCTCCCTTCCCTGTCGCCCGTCATGA
- a CDS encoding response regulator, with translation MTGAPVDAPQPPSDSPPIRVFVVEDQTKILKNQLRLFESHPEMDIIGTALSGEAALEEVPRLMPDVLLLDLGLPRMSGIDVTREVKARFPKIEILIFTIFDEEDKVLEAVKAGASGYLLKGAPVDKIIEAIKEVRAGGTVIQPNLARRLLRHFRVEPDASPVPSSPAAAPPSAPIDELQEPLLKPLSDREREILQLIAKGVSNSEAARLLDLSKATIRTHLEHIYRKLEVTNRVEAVTEGIRKGLISV, from the coding sequence ATGACCGGAGCTCCCGTGGACGCCCCGCAGCCGCCATCCGATTCGCCGCCCATCCGCGTCTTCGTGGTCGAGGATCAGACGAAGATCCTCAAGAACCAGCTCCGCCTCTTCGAGAGCCACCCGGAGATGGACATCATCGGCACCGCGCTCTCCGGCGAAGCCGCGCTGGAGGAGGTGCCCAGGCTGATGCCGGACGTGCTGCTGCTCGACCTGGGCCTGCCCCGCATGAGCGGCATCGACGTGACGCGCGAGGTGAAGGCGCGCTTCCCGAAGATTGAAATCCTCATCTTCACCATCTTCGACGAGGAGGACAAAGTGCTGGAGGCCGTGAAGGCCGGCGCCTCCGGCTACCTCCTCAAGGGCGCCCCGGTGGACAAGATCATCGAGGCCATCAAGGAGGTCCGCGCGGGCGGCACCGTCATCCAGCCCAACCTGGCCCGGCGGCTGCTGCGCCACTTCCGGGTGGAGCCGGACGCCAGCCCCGTGCCCAGCAGCCCCGCGGCCGCGCCGCCCTCCGCCCCCATCGACGAGCTCCAGGAGCCGCTGCTCAAGCCGCTGTCGGACCGCGAGCGCGAAATCCTCCAGCTCATCGCCAAGGGCGTATCCAACAGCGAGGCGGCGCGCCTGCTGGACCTCAGCAAGGCGACCATCCGCACGCACCTGGAGCACATCTACCGGAAGCTGGAGGTCACCAACCGCGTGGAGGCCGTGACAGAGGGCATCCGCAAGGGCCTCATCTCCGTCTGA
- a CDS encoding glycoside hydrolase 5 family protein, with protein sequence MPLPRRSVTATAALALLLGACGDGDPVLLEAVAASCAGGPAQHLDRLPSGAMVLNAYFLQEEATRDARRGAADSPVLEEVLAKAAALGVRALRTNGHNDALEKVGDTAIQVAPLEYDELALVGLDRVLARARYHGVRLVLTLGNYWDAYGGARRYVAWAGLPRPVEGDPRFFTDPAVVAHYKAHVARLLNRVNTVDGIRYGDHPAVLAWELLNEPRGRGLDKEGARLRAWIDDVAREVKTHAPGHLVGTGEEGFEPSPEGYEPGFWSRSGSPVLRTPGASFTRNTASPYIDFASVHFYPESWGLGGADTAEAGARWIREHAAIARSLGKPLFVGELGLRNEGDFDVSQRRALYRGWLECLRKEGVGAGALWMFANDARPEAWDHYTFYYRDGTLPGDPVNRYADLVMEAAAAERPGAAVSTGW encoded by the coding sequence ATGCCCCTCCCACGCCGGTCCGTCACCGCCACCGCGGCGCTCGCCTTGCTCCTGGGGGCCTGTGGCGACGGTGACCCGGTCCTGCTGGAGGCGGTGGCCGCGAGCTGCGCGGGCGGCCCGGCGCAGCACCTGGACCGGCTGCCCTCCGGCGCCATGGTGCTCAACGCCTACTTCCTCCAGGAGGAGGCCACCCGGGACGCGCGCCGGGGCGCCGCCGACTCTCCGGTGTTGGAGGAGGTGCTCGCCAAGGCCGCCGCGCTGGGCGTGCGGGCCCTGCGCACCAACGGCCACAATGACGCGCTGGAGAAGGTGGGGGACACCGCCATCCAGGTGGCGCCGCTGGAGTATGACGAGCTGGCCCTGGTCGGCCTGGACCGGGTCCTGGCCCGGGCCCGGTACCATGGCGTCCGGCTGGTGCTGACGCTCGGGAACTACTGGGACGCCTATGGCGGCGCCCGCCGCTACGTGGCGTGGGCGGGGCTGCCCCGGCCGGTGGAGGGGGACCCGCGCTTCTTCACCGACCCGGCCGTGGTGGCGCACTACAAGGCGCACGTGGCGCGCCTGCTCAACCGGGTGAACACGGTGGACGGCATCCGCTACGGGGACCACCCGGCCGTGCTCGCCTGGGAGCTGCTCAACGAGCCGCGGGGCCGGGGGCTGGACAAGGAGGGGGCGCGGCTGCGCGCGTGGATTGATGACGTGGCGCGGGAGGTGAAGACGCACGCGCCCGGCCACCTGGTGGGCACGGGGGAGGAGGGCTTCGAGCCTTCCCCCGAAGGCTACGAGCCTGGCTTCTGGTCCCGCTCCGGCTCGCCGGTGCTGCGCACCCCGGGGGCCAGCTTCACGCGCAACACGGCGTCCCCGTACATCGACTTCGCGTCGGTGCACTTCTATCCAGAGTCCTGGGGCCTGGGCGGCGCGGACACGGCCGAGGCCGGCGCCCGGTGGATTCGCGAGCACGCCGCCATCGCGCGGAGCCTGGGCAAGCCGCTGTTCGTGGGGGAGCTGGGGCTGCGCAACGAAGGGGACTTCGACGTGTCGCAGCGCCGCGCGCTCTACCGGGGCTGGCTGGAGTGCCTGCGGAAGGAGGGCGTGGGCGCCGGGGCGCTGTGGATGTTCGCCAATGACGCCCGGCCGGAGGCCTGGGACCACTACACCTTCTACTACCGGGACGGCACGCTGCCGGGAGACCCGGTCAACCGCTACGCCGACCTCGTCATGGAGGCCGCCGCCGCGGAGCGCCCGGGGGCCGCGGTCTCCACGGGGTGGTGA